From one Gemmobacter sp. genomic stretch:
- a CDS encoding carbonic anhydrase: MNSVRPLPSYLVQRFHGWRATTWQDNKAWYRKLATGGQHPRAMVISCCDSRVHVTSIFGADEGEFFIHRNIANLVPPYQADGEPHGTSAAVEYAVTALKVAHVVVLGHANCGGVKGCHDMCSGHAPALEEKTSFVGRWMDILRPGFERVSGLPEGERLDALEKQAVLVSLENLMTFPFVRAAVEAEELTLHGLWTSTGEGTLEQFDPERARFVPV, from the coding sequence ATGAACAGCGTACGCCCGCTTCCCAGCTATCTCGTCCAGCGGTTCCATGGCTGGCGCGCGACCACCTGGCAGGACAACAAGGCCTGGTATCGCAAACTGGCGACCGGCGGCCAGCATCCGCGCGCCATGGTGATTTCCTGCTGCGACAGCCGCGTGCATGTCACCTCGATCTTCGGGGCGGACGAAGGCGAATTCTTCATCCATCGCAACATCGCCAATCTGGTCCCGCCCTATCAGGCCGATGGCGAGCCGCACGGCACCTCGGCCGCGGTGGAATATGCGGTCACGGCGCTGAAGGTGGCGCATGTGGTGGTGCTGGGCCATGCCAATTGCGGCGGCGTCAAGGGCTGCCACGACATGTGCAGCGGCCATGCCCCGGCACTGGAGGAAAAGACCAGCTTCGTCGGCCGCTGGATGGACATCCTGCGCCCCGGGTTCGAGCGCGTCTCGGGCCTGCCCGAGGGCGAGCGGCTGGATGCGCTGGAAAAGCAGGCGGTGCTGGTCAGCCTGGAAAACCTGATGACCTTCCCCTTCGTGCGCGCCGCCGTCGAGGCCGAGGAGCTGACCCTGCACGGGCTCTGGACCTCGACCGGCGAAGGCACGCTGGAACAGTTCGACCCGGAACGCGCGCGGTTCGTGCCGGTCTGA